From a single Cryptococcus deuterogattii R265 chromosome 5, complete sequence genomic region:
- a CDS encoding pyrroline-5-carboxylate reductase, translated as MGYTLAVLGCGTMGVAILSGVISSLETRASLPRNPNASSQPPSGISTPTASQFFDAPEASLPSTFLATVGREETGRKLRRTFAEMGPIGKQVQVRAGQGNVETVDEADVILVCSKPQVARSILEEEGMSKALEGKLLISICAGVTISQLKSWVPETTRVVRAMPNTPCKIGEGMTVVTPLSDALSRTLILNIFTSCGRCRFLDEKHFDACTALAGSGPAFVALVLEAMADGGVMMGLPRSEALELAAQTMQGTGRMALQTGLHPAQLKDSVTTPGGCTIAGLLTLEDGRVRSTMARAIQVATNHASGLGQDKA; from the exons ATGGGCTACACTCTCGCTGTCCTCG GATGCGGTACCATGGGTGTCGCCATTCTCTCTGGTGTGATCTCCTCCCTCGAAACCCgcgcttctcttcctcgcaaTCCCAATGCTTCCTCCCAGCCTCCCTCCGGTATCTCCACCCCTACCGCCTCCCAATTCTTCGATGCGCCCGAAGCTTCCCTTCCCAGCACTTTCCTCGCTACTGTTGGACGTGAAGAGACCGGCCGCAAGCTCAGACGCACTTTTGCTGAGATGGGACCTATCGGAAAACAAGTTCAGGTCCGCGCTGGTCAGGGAAATGTTGAGACTGTGGACGAGGCCGATGTTATCTTGGTGTGTTCCAAGCCTCAGGTCGCGAGATCCAtcttggaggaggaaggtatGAGCAAGGCGTTGGAGGGCAAGTtgctcatctccatctgtGCGGGTGTGACCATCTCCCAACTGAAGAGCTGGGTGCCCGAGACGACCCGGGTGGTCCGAGCTATGCCAAACACCCCTTGCAAGATCGGAGAAGGCATGACTGTCGTTACTCCCTTGTCTGACGCTCTTTCCCGAACACTTATCCTCAACATTTTTACCTCTTGTGGCCGATGCCGATTCCTCGATGAGAAGCACTTTGACGCCTGTACAGCCCTCGCGGGATCTGGTCCTGCGTTTGTGGCTTTGGTGCTGGAAGCTATGGCCGATGGTGGTGTGATGATGGGTTTGCCCAGGTCTGAAGCATTGGAATTGGCTGCCCAGA CTATGCAAGGAACTGGAAGAATGGCTCTTCAGACAGGTTTGCACCCCGCCCAATTGAAGGACAGTGTCACTA CCCCTGGCGGATGCACCATTGCCGGTTTGTTGACCCTTGAAGATGGCCGAGTTCGATCAACCATGGCCCGAGCTATCCAGGTCGCCACTAATCA CGCTTCAGGACTTGGACAAGACAAAGCGTAA
- a CDS encoding glycine-tRNA ligase → MVAAASVNHPSELTVPNKTVHAFDKSTLDALLARRFFFAPSFEIYGGVAGLYDYGPTGSALQANILDAWRKHYIIEEDMLELDTTIMTLSDVLKTSGHVDKFADWMVKDVKNGEIYRADHLVEGVLEARLKGDKEARGIKEEEKKEEEDGKKKKKKKAVKAEAVKLDDNTVAEYEYLLAQASQLHVNYTNTNPKQIDNYTGPELGEIIRKHKITNPTTGNEVSEPVEFNLMFESNIGPTGQIKGYLRPETAQGHFVNFARLLEFNNGKVPFASAQIGKSFRNEIAPRQGLLRVREFTMAEIEHYVDPLDKRHARFNEVKDVVLALLAKGVQSEGRTEIVKKTVGEAVAEGIVDNETLGYFLGRTQLFLTKIGIDPARLRCRQHMANEMAHYAADCWDFEIQSSYGWIECVGCADRSAYDLTVHSVRTKQPLRVQQRLEQPRTVEKLECTFDAKAFGMKFKKDATMIKETLLGLEKDKLQCIKDELEKGSSNVKCADGKSYEITPDLIKINPITVTEHMREFIPNVIEPSFGIGRILYSVLEHTYWAREQDAARGVLSLPTVVAPIKCLIVSISQDAQLRSKIHEVSREMRKRGIASRVDDSSATIGKKYARNDELGTPFGCTVDFATIQNGTMTLRERDSTAQLIGPIEDVISVVDQLVKGTLDWEGASQKLQAYSGVQDVDA, encoded by the exons ATGGTCGCCGCTGCCTCCGTCAACCACCCTTCGGAACTCACAGTCCCCAACAAGACTGTTCACGCCTTTGACAAGAGCACGTTGGACGCTCTCTTGGCTAGGCGATTTTTCTTCGCCCCTTCCTTTGAAATCTACGGTGGTGTTGCTGGTCTTTACGATTATGGACCTACCGGTTCCGCCCTTCAGGCCAACATTCTCGATGCCTGGCGAAAGCACTATAtcattgaagaagatatgcTTGAGCTCGATACCACCATCATGACTCTTTCCGATGTTCTCAAAACCTCTGGTCACGTTGACAAATTCGCCGACTGGATGGTCAAGGACGTCAAGAATGGTGAGATCTACAGGGCGGATCACCTCGTTGAGGGTGTCCTCGAGGCTAGGTTAAAGGGTGACAAGGAAGCTCGAGGtatcaaggaggaagagaagaaggaggaagaggatggcaagaaaaagaagaagaagaaggctgtcAAGGCCGAAGCTGTCAAGCTTGACGACAATACCGTCGCCGAGTACGAGTACCTTCTGGCGCAGGCAAGTCAACTTCACGTAAATTATACAAATACTAACCCAAAGCAGATTGACAACTACACTGGTCCCGAGCTTGGTGAGATCATCCGAAAGCACAAAATCACCAACCCCACAACCGGTAACGAGGTCTCTGAGCCCGTCGAGTTCAACCTTATGTTCGAGTCCAACATCGGTCCCACCGGCCAAATTAAAGGTTACCTCCGTCCTGAAACCGCCCAGGGTCACTTTGTCAACTTTGCTCGTCTTCTCGAGTTCAACAACGGCAAGGTCCCCTTCGCATCTGCTCAGATCGGTAAAAGTTTCCGAAACGAAATCGCCCCGAGACAGGGTTTGCTGCGTGTCCG AGAGTTCACCATGGCTGAGATTGAGCACTACGTTGACCCTCTTGACAAGCGTCACGCTCGATTCAACGAGGTCAAGGACGTCGTTCTCGCCCTTTTGGCCAAGGGTGTCCAGAGCGAGGGTAGGACCGAGAttgtgaagaagactgtTGGTGAGGCTGTTGCTGAG GGTATCGTCGACAACGAGACTCTAGGTTACTTCCTCGGTCGAACTCAGTTGTTCTTGACCAAGATCGGTATCGACCCTGCTAGGTTGAGATGCAGGCAGCACATGGCTAACGAGATGGCCCATTACGCCGCC GATTGTTGGGACTTTGAGATCCAATCCTCTTACGGCTGGATCGAGTGTGTCGGTTGCGCTGACCGATCTGCTTACGATTTGACCGTCCACTCTGTCCGAACTAAGCAGCCTCTCCGAGTTCAGCAACGTCTCGAGCAACCCCGAACCGTTGAGAAACTCGAGTGCACTTTTGACGCCAAGGCTTTCGGTATGAAGTTCAAGAAGGACGCTACTATGATCAAGGAGACTTTGCTCGGTCTTGAAAAGGACAAGTTGCAGTGCATCAAGGACGAGCTCGAAAAGGGCTCTTCCAACGTCAAGTGCGCCGATGGCAAGTCCTATGAGATCACCCCCGACCTCATCAAGATCAATCCCATCACCGTCACTGAGCACA TGCGCGAGTTCATCCCCAACGTCATCGAACCCTCTTTCGGTATTGGTCGTATCCTTTACTCTGTTCTGGAGCACACTTACTGGGCACGAGAACAAGACGCCGCTCGAGGTgtcctttccctcccgACAGTTGTCGCCCCTATCAAGTGTCTCATCGTGTCTATCTCTCAGGATGCTCAGTTGAGGAGCAAGATCCACGAAGTTT CCcgagagatgaggaagcgAGGTATTGCCAGCCGAGTCGACGACTCTTCCGCTACTATCGGTAAGAAGTACGCTCGAAACGACGAGCTTGGTACTCCTTTCGGCTGTACCGTCGACTTTGCCA CCATTCAAAATGGTACCATGACCCTTCGAGAGCGAGACTCTACCGCCCAGCTTATCGGTCCTATCGAGGATGTCATTAGCGTTGTTGACCAACTTGTCAAGGGTACTCTCGACTGGGAGGGTGCTAGCCAGAAGTTGCAAGCTTACAGTGGTGTGCAGGATGTAGATGCTTAA
- a CDS encoding AP-3 complex subunit sigma — MIHAVLIFNTNGKPRLSKFFTPLPPLVQQSLISQIFSLISDRPAGVCNFLDAPDLVFPTPKSMVKTRQEERDALGLEGERDGEEVKEMEDDTRVIYRHYATLYFVFVVDGAESELGILDLIQVFVESLDRAFENVCELDLIFHFDEVYHVLSEIIQGGLVLETNINEISACVRAAAKNRKESSASANPLIPSVLSVPGGRSGNRGGSADGARRWLAAMGV, encoded by the exons ATGATCCACGCCGTCCTAATATTCAACACCAACGGAAAACCCCGACTCTCCAAATTCTTCacccctctccctccactcGTTCAGCAATCGCTCATCTCCCAGATCTTCTCACTTATCTCCGACCGTCCAGCTGGTGTGTGCAACTTCCTTGACGCGCCTGACCTTGTGTTCCCCACACCCAAATCTATGGTGAAGACTAggcaggaggagagggatgCTCTGGGACTGGAAGGTGAGAGggacggagaagaggtgaaagagatggaggacgATACGAGGGTAATTTACAGACATTATGCGACACTGTACTTTGTTTTTGTGGTTGATGGAGCGGAAAGTGAGCTAGGTATTTTGGACTTGATTCAG GTATTTGTAGAGTCATTAGATCGAGCATTTGAGAATGTGTGTGAATTGGATCTGATCTTCCATTTTGATGAA GTATATCATGTTTTATCTGAAATTATACAAGGTGGACTCGTGCTCGAGACAAATATCAATGAAATATCCGCCTGCG TGCGCGCTGCCGCCAAGAACCGTAAAGAGtcttccgcctctgccAATCCGCTTATACCGTCCGTCTTGTCAGTTCccggaggaagaagtggaaatAGAGGGGGAAGCGCCGATGGTGCGAGGAGATGGTTGGCCGCCATGGGTGTTTAG
- a CDS encoding 40S ribosomal protein S14 — MAPKKVRAPQEAAVSLGPQVAEGENVFGVAHIFASFNDTFVHVTDLTGKETISRVTGGMKVKADRDESSPYAAMLAAQDVAAKCKEVGITALHVKLRATGGTGTKQPGPGGQAALRALARAGMRIGRIEDVTPTPSDSTRRKGGRRGRRL; from the exons ATG GCCCCCAAGAAGGTTCGAGCCCCCCAGGAAGCTGCTGTCTCTCTCGGTCCCCAGGTCGCTGAGGGTGAGAACGTCTTCGGCGTTGCTCACATCTTCGCTTC CTTCAACGACACTTTCGTTCACGTTACCGACTTGACCGGCAAGGAGACCATCTCCCGAGTCACTGGTGGTATGAAGGTTAAGGCTGACCGTGACGAGTCTTCC CCTTACGCTGCGATGCTTGCCGCTCAGGACGTTGCCGCTAAGTGCAAGGAGGTCGGCATTACCGCTCTCCACGTCAAGCTCCGTGCTACTGGTGGTACCGGCACCAAGCAGCCCGGTCCCGGTGGTCAGGCTGCTCTCCGAGCTCTCGCCCGTGCCGGTATGAGGATCGGTCGAATTGAGGACGTTACCCCTACTCCTTCCGACTCCAccaggaggaagggtggTAGGCGTGGTAGGAGGTTGTAA
- a CDS encoding transcription factor IIIB 90 kDa subunit, whose translation MSVQRCPQCGPDGQLETDFSAGNIVCQRCGQIVEEGILVSEVGFAESAGGRVHVQGTFVSNYATGVAGSRGGRGGQQNIENIKAQGASRIEALSRQMHLSSAITRGAIRFFSLAVDNKFNRGRKTDYIIASCLYLQCRLKKDAHMLIDFSEHKGINVFELGATYLKLRSTLNLLDPMPEVDPAIYNLRFAHRLNFGAQVNTVAADASRLVRRFRADWMTQGRRPAGVCGACLIIAGRMNNFLRTPDEVAQVVKVHPNTIKKRLLEFAQTDMAKKTVGEWRSLSESQLDEVSEMEKPPIVREQERKRAQEERKRRFLNGEFDGDEEDEEDVNEEGRLIKRAKLNKDKSHAPNDDDQMTGVLQAAAHDFEYANVVSGEDDEDDTLDPLAPSDYVQQLESARDDPTQAREERRRDRTDLLKGIKGFGQEDTVEDIDMDELEQLASDAEKLEDEDEEDEVNEDGDAILDPTQLKTVSQAEAAAKKPGLFDAWDDEAAVITFFEEKYFHGEKNLYQANMANRIKMWWGNRDPKEVYLEMEAVKRARWLREKNARQLNTDLDDLDDDELEAVFVLDEDAKQARARMWLSSNGKWLEEEKEKQEKRAALQRARGNDPSKNRPKRKRTAPHKGPYKSSDQAVQSVIKSKQFSGRVNYDVLRGLGLTGSSTAGLVAMEDEKEEYEEEDEEEKGEDEGGYDNWNEY comes from the exons ATGTCTGTCCAGCGATGTCCACAATGTGGGCCGGATGGACAGCTGGAGACAGATTTCAGCGCCGGTAACATCGT ATGTCAGCGATGTGGTCAGATCGTTGAGGAAGGTATTCTCGTTTCTGAAGTTGGTTTTGCCGAGTCTGCTGGGGGTCGTGTCCATGTGCAAGGTACTTTCGTGTCGAATTACGCAACTGGTGTTGCTGGTTCTCGTGGCGGTCGAGGTGGACAGCAAAATATCGAAAACATTAAGGCCCAAG GTGCATCAAGGATCGAAGCTCTTTCGCGACAAATGCATTTGAGTTCGGCTATCACTCGCGGCGCTATACGATTCTTCTCGCTAGCTGTCGATAATAAATTCAATCGCGGTCGTAAAACCGATTACATCATTGCGAGTTGTCTGTATCTTCAGTGTCGACTCAAGAAAGATGCGCACATGCTCATTGACTTCAGCGAACACAAGGGC ATTAACGTCTTTGAACTGGGTGCTACTTATCTGAAACTCAGATCCAccctcaatctccttgacCCCATGCCTGAAGTCGACCCAGCAATTTACAACCTTCGTTTCGCTCATCGTCTCAATTTTGGCGCCCAAGTAAACACTGTCGCAGCAGATGCTTCGCGTCTCGTTCGTCGTTTCCGTGCCGATTGGATGACCCAAGGTCGACGCCCGGCGGGTGTCTGTGGTGCTTGTTTGATCATTGCGGGGAGGATGAACAACTTCTTGAGGACTCCAGACGAGGTTGCGCAAGTGGTCAAGGTGCATCCAAACACGATCAAGAAAAGACTTCTGGAGTTCGCTCAGACGGATATGGCAAAGAAGACTGTGGGCGAATGGAGGTCGTTGAGTGAATCACAGCTAGATGAGGTTAGTGAGATGGAAAAACCGCCCATTGTCAGGGaacaagaaagaaaacGGGCACAAGAAGAACGGAAACGCCGGTTTTTGAATGGTGAATTcgatggggatgaagaggatgaagaggatgtgaatgaagaaggccgACTGATCAAGAGGGCAAAATTAAATAAAGACAAAAGTCATGCACCCAACGACGATGACCAAATGACAGGCGTCCTCCAAGCTGCTGCCCATGATTTCGAGTACGCCAACGTCGTTTCCGGcgaagacgacgaagacGACACTTTGGACCCGCTCGCTCCTTCGGATTATGTCCAGCAACTCGAGTCTGCTCGAGATGACCCAACTCAAGCTCGGGAAGAACGGCGGCGCGACAGGACAGATCTGCTCAAAGGTATCAAAGGCTTTGGTCAGGAGGACACGGTGGAAGATATTGACATGGACGAGCTGGAGCAGTTGGCGTCTGATGCGGaaaagctggaagatgaggatgaagaggatgaagtcaatgaagatggtgacGCCATCCTCGATCCCACCCAATTAAAGACGGTCAGTCAAGCTGAAGCTGCAGCGAAGAAGCCTGGATTATTCGATGCttgggatgatgaagcggCTGTCATTACCTTTTTCGAAGAAAAATATTTCCACGGCGAGAAGAACCTCTATCAAGCTAATATGGCCAATCGTATCAAGATGTGGTGGGGAAATAGAGATCCGAAAGAGGTGTATCTAGAGATGGAGGCGGTAAAGAGGGCGAGGTGGTTAAGAGAGAAAAACGCAAGGCAGCTGAATACGGATttggatgatttggatgatgacgaaCTAGAGGCTGTGTTTGTCTTGGATGAAGACGCTAAGCaagcaagggcaaggatgtGGTTGAGTTCGAATGGTAAAtggttggaagaagaaaaag agaaacaagaaaaaagagcTGCGCTCCAAAGAGCCAGAGGTAACGATCCTTCCAAAAACAGG CCAAAACGCAAGCGTACCGCTCCTCATAAAGGTCCCTACAAGTCCTCTGATCAAGCTGTACAGTCTGTCATCAAGTCCAAGCAGTTCTCTGGTCGTGTCAATTACGATGTTTTACGAGGCCTTGGATTGACAGGCAGTTCAACGGCCGGTCTAGTTGCGatggaggacgagaaggaagagtatgaggaagaggatgaggaagagaagggagaag ATGAAGGGGGGTACGATAACTGGAATGAGTATTGA
- a CDS encoding pyruvate carboxylase, which yields MTAVGELQTPIEAWVSHLGIDTSRPGTPSASGAPVIPNTITGLRKKQAGHSGPLKKLLVANRGEIAIRVFRTAHELAMSTVAIYSHEDRMGAHRYKSDESYLVGKGMSPVAAYLAQDDIVRIALEHEVDMIHPGYGFLSENAEFAKKVEDAGIAFIGPRPETIDALGDKTKARTLAIKTGVPVVPGTPGPVESYDKAAEFIEKYGFPVIIKAAMGGGGRGMRVVRDQESFKESFERAVSEAKSAFGDGTVFIERFLDRPRHIEVQLLADGEGNCVHLFERDCSVQRRHQKVVEVAPAPHLEESVRQAILSDALKLAEAVKYRNAGTAEFLVDQQNRHYFIEINPRIQVEHTITEEITGIDIVAAQIQIAAGVTLRQLGLTQENIHRRGFAIQCRITTEDAAANFQPDTGKIEVYRSAGGNGVRLDASSGYAGAQITPHYDSLLVKCSVSGATYEVARRKMLRSLIEFRIRGVKTNIPFLIRLLTHEVFESGKTWTTFIDDTPELFKLVHSQNRAQKLLAYLGDLAVNGSSIKGQMGEPGLKTEAMIPTIVDAEGNPVDTSKPCLTGWRNIIVEQGPEAFAKAIRNYKGCLIMDTTWRDAHQSLLATRMRTIDMANIARETSHALQNAYSLECWGGATFDVAMRFLYEDPWVRLRTLRKLVPNIPLQALVRGANAVGYTSYPDNAIYDFSRKAVEAGLDIFRVFDSLNYLENLKVGIDAAKKAGGVVEGTICYSGDVANPKKTKYTLQYYLDLTDALVKEGIHVLGIKDMAGLLKPEAARLLIGAIRKAHPELPIHVHSHDTAGIAAASMIACAAAGADVVDVAIDDLSGLTSQPAMGAVCGALEQTGLGTGISYENIQALNQYWTQIRKLYQCFEANVRASDSGVFDHEMPGGQYTNLQFQASQLGLGTQWLDIKKKYIEANKLCGDIIKVTPSSKVVGDFAQFMVSNNLNAQDVIDRAASLDFPSSVVEFFQGYLGQPYGGFPEPLRSSIIRDKPRIDERPGLSMAPLDFKKIKAELREKYGPQITDFDVASYYMYPKVFEEFQGFVEKFGDLSVVPTRFFLAKPAINEEISISIETGKTLTIKLLAIGPLDQSKGTRECFFELNGETRAVVINDTNAAIEHVSREKASSDPGSVGSPMSGVVIDVRVKEGQAVKAGDPLCVLSAMKMESVVSSPVSGNVKRVLVKESDSIAQGDLVVEVTH from the exons ATGACCGCCGTGGGCGAGCTTCAGACACCT ATCGAAGCCTGGGTTTCCCACCTCGGCATCGATACCTCCCGACCAGGTACTCCCAGCGCGTCGGGTGCACCCGTTATTCCCAACAC TATCACTGGCCTCCGAAAGAAACAAGCCGGCCATTCTGGCCCTCTTAAAAAGCTCCTTGTGGCTAACCGAGGGGAGATTGCCATCCGTGTCTTCCGTACTGCCCACGAGCTTGCCATGTCTACAGTGGCCATCTATTCCCACGAAGACCGAATGGGCGCTCACCGATACAAATCTGACGAGTCTTACCTTGTTGGTAAGGGTATGTCCCCTGTTGCTGCCTACCTGGCACAGGACGATATTGTCAGGATCGCTCTTGAGCATGAAGTTGACATGATCCACCCTGG TTATGGTTTCCTTTCTGAGAATGCCGAGTTCGCCAAGaaggttgaagatgctGGTATCGCCTTCATTGGTCCCCGCCCTGAGACTATCGATGCCCTTGGTGACAAGACCAAGGCTCGAACTCTTGCCATTAAGACTGGTGTTCCTGTCGTTCCCGGTACTCCTGGCCCTGTCGAATCTTACGACAAGGCTGCCGAGTTTATCGAGAAGTATGGATTCCccgtcatcatcaaggcTGCcatgggtggtggtggacgaGGTATGCGAGTCGTTAGGGACCAGGAGAGTTTCAAAGAGAGCTTTGAGAGAGCTGTCAGTGAGGCCAAGAGTGCTTTTGGTGACGGTACTGTCTTCATCGAGCGATTCCTTGACCGACCCCGACACATTGAAGTCCAGCTTCTTGCCGATGGTGAGGGTAACTGCGTCCACCTCTTTGAACGAGACTGTTCCGTCCAGCGACGTCACCAAAAGGTCGTCGAAGTCGCTCCTGCACCCCATCTCGAGGAATCCGTCCGACAAGCCATCTTGTCTGACGCCCTCAAGCTCGCTGAAGCGGTCAAATACCGTAACGCCGGTACAGCCGAATTCCTCGTCGACCAACAGAACCGCCACTACTTCATTGAGATCAACCCTCGTATCCAGGTCGAGCACACCATTACCGAAGAAATCACCGGTATTGACATCGTCGCTGCTCAGATTCAGATCGCTGCTGGTGTGACCCTCCGACAGCTTGGTTTGACCCAGGAGAACATCCACAGGCGAGGATTTGCTATCCAATGTCGTATCACCACTGAGGATGCCGCGGCCAACTTCCAACCTGACACTGGTAAGATTGAAGTCTACAGATCTGCTGGTGGTAATGGTGTCCGATTGGACGCGAGCTCTGGTTATGCCGGTGCACAGATCACTCCTCACTACGACTCCTTGCTTGTCAAGTGTTCCGTTAGCGGTGCCACTTATGAGGTTGCtaggaggaagatgctcCGTTCTTTGATCGAGTTCCGTATTCGAGGTGTCAAGACCAACATTCCCTTCTTGATCCGTCTTCTCACTCACGAAGTCTTTGAGTCTGGTAAGACCTGGACCACCTTTATCGACGACACCCCCgagctcttcaagcttgttCACTCTCAGAACCGAGCCCAGAAGCTTCTCGCCTATCTCGGTGATCTTGCCGTTAACGGATCTTCCATCAAGGGCCAGATGGGCGAGCCCGGTCTCAAGACTGAAGCTATGATCCCCACGATTGTGGACGCTGAGGGTAACCCTGTTGACACTAGCAAGCCTTGCTTGACCGGTTGGAGGAACATTATCGTTGAACAAGGTCCCGAGGCCTTCGCCAAGGCTATCAGGAACTACAAGGGTTGT CTTATCATGGACACTACATGGCGAGACGCCCACCAATCTCTCCTTGCTACCCGTATGCGAACCATTGACATGGCCAACATCGCCCGAGAGACTTCTCACGCCCTCCAGAACGCCTACTCTCTCGAGTGTTGGGGTGGTGCCACCTTTGATGTCGCGATGAGGTTCCTCTACGAGGACCCTTGGGTCAGGTTGAGGACTTTGAGGAAGTTGGTCCCCAACATCCCTTTGCAAGCTTTGGTCCGAGGTGCCAACGCTGTCGGTTACACTTCTTACCCTGACAATGCCATCTACGACTTCTCTAGGAAGGCTGTTGAGGCCGGTCTCGACATTTTCCGAGTCTTCGACTCTCTCAACTACCTTGAGAACTTGAAGGTCGGTATCGATGCCGCCAAGAAGGCCGGTGGTGTTGTTGAGGGTACTATCTGTTACTCTGGTGACGTTGCCAACCCCAAGAAGACTAAGTACACTCTTCAATACTACCTCGACCTCACCGACGCGCTCGTCAAGGAAGGCATCCACGTCCTCGGTATCAAGGACATGGCCGGTCTCCTCAAGCCCGAGGCTGCTCGATTGCTTATCGGTGCTATCCGAAAGGCCCATCCCGAGCTCCCTATCCACGTCCACTCTCATGACACTGCTGGTATCGCTGCCGCGAGCATGATTGCTTGTGCTGCTGCCGGTGCTGATGTCGTCGACGTTGCCATCGATGACCTCTCTGGTCTCACCTCTCAGCCCGCCATGGGTGCCGTCTGCGGTGCTCTTGAGCAGACCGGTTTGGGTACTGGTATCTCTTATGAGAACATTCAGGCGCTCAACCAATACTGGACCCAGATTAGAAAGCTTTACCAATGCTTCGAGGCCAATGTTCGTGCTTCCGACTCTGGTGTCTTCGACCACGAGATGCCTGGTGGTCAGTACACCAACTTGCAGTTCCAGGCCTCCCAGCTTGGTTTGGGTACCCAGTGGTTGGacatcaagaagaagtataTTGAGGCCAACAAGCTC TGTGGAGACATCATCAAGGtcactccttcctccaaagTCGTTGGCGACTTTGCCCAATTCATGGTTTCCAACAACCTCAACGCGCAGGACGTCATCGACCGTGCCGCCTCTCTCGACTTCCCCTCGTCAGTTGTCGAGTTCTTCCAAGGTTACCTCGGCCAGCCGTACGGTGGTTTCCCCGAGCCTCTTCGATCTAGCATCATCCGTGACAAGCCTAGAATCGATGAGCGCCCTGGTTTGAGCATGGCTCCTCTTGActtcaagaagatcaaggctGAGTTGAGGGAGAAGTACGGCCCTCAAATTACCGATTTCGATGTCGCGAGCTACTATATGTACCCCAAGGTGTTCGAGGAGTTCCAGGGCTTTGTTGAGAAGTTCGGTGACCTCAG TGTCGTGCCTACTCgattcttcctcgccaaGCCCGCGATCAATGAGGAAATAAGCATTTCCATCGAAACTGGTAAGACTCTTACCATCAAGCTTCTAGCCATCGGTCCTCTCGACCAATCCAAGGGTACCCGAGAATGTTTCTTTGAGCTCAACGGTGAAACTCGTGCCGTCGTCATCAACGACACCAACGCTGCCATAGAGCACGTGTCTAGGGAGAAGGCCTCTAGCGACCCCGGAAGTGTCGGATCTCCTATG TCTGGTGTTGTGATCGATGTCCGAGTCAAGGAGGGCCAGGCCGTCAAGGCTGGTGACCCCTTGTGTGTCCTCTCTGccatgaagatggagagtgTGGTTTCCAGTCCCGTGTCTGGTAACGTCAAGCGAGTGTTAGTCAAGGAGAGCGACTCTATTGCCCAAGGCGACTTAGTCGTCGAAGTTACCCATTAG
- a CDS encoding cytochrome c1 heme protein mitochondrial has translation MLHQALPRLSKAARAPLQNMAKARFSSAASQPVLTSRTAVFASTLAAAGSVAWYGHLYGLPFLPEASANTAAENGLHPTSWPFEHYGPLETFNHSAIRRGYQVYREVCAACHSLDRIAWRNLVGVSHTVDEVKAMAEEIEYEDGPNDEGEMFQRPGKLADYMPAPYPNDEAARAGNAGALPPDLSLIIKARHGGADYVYSLLTGYCDPPAGVKVAEGMNYNPYFPGGGIAMARVLFDGLVEYDDGTPATTSQMAKDVVTFLSWAAEPEHDQRKKMGMQALIVLSTMFAISVYIKRFKWSYLKNRKIVYEPPKPSRHHAL, from the exons ATGCTCCACCAGGCACTCCCAAGGCTGTCAAAGGCCGCTAGGGCCCCCCTCCAAAACATGGCTAAG GCCCGATTCTCCTCCGCTGCCTCCCAACCTGTCCTTACCTCCCGAACAGCCGTCTTCGCCTCTACCCTTGCCGCCGCCGGTTCTGTCGCTTGGTATGGTCACCTCTATGGTCTCCCGTTCTTGCCCGAGGCTTCTGCCAACACCGCTGCCGAAAACGGTCTTCACCCTACCTCTTGGCCTTTTGAGCACTATGGACCTTTGGAGACTTTCAACCACTCCGCTATCAGGCGTGGTTACCAGG TCTACCGAGAAGTCTGTGCCGCCTGTCACTCTCTCGACCGAATCGCTTGGCGTAATCTTGTCGGCGTTTCACACACTGTAGATGAAGTCAAGGCTATGGCTGAGGAGATTGAGTACGAGGATGGACCCAACGATGAGGGTGAAATGTTCCAGAGACC GGGTAAGCTCGCCGACTACATGCCCGCTCCCTATCCCAACGACGAAGCTGCTCGTGCCGGTAACGCCGGtgcccttcctcctgatCTTTCTTTGATCATCAAGGCCCGACACGGCGGTGCCGACTACGTCTACTCTTTGCTTACTGGCTACTGCGACCCTCCCGCTGGTGTCAAGGTCGCTGAAGGCATGAACTACAACCCTTACTTCCCCGGTGGTGGTATTGCCATGGCCCGAGTCCTGTTCGACGGCCTCGTCGAGTACGATGACGGTACCCCTGCTACTACTTCTCAAATGGCTAAGGATGTCGTTACTTTCTTGTCTTGGGCTGCCGAGCCTGAACATgaccagaggaagaagatgggtaTGCAG GCCCTCATTGTCCTCTCAACCATGTTCGCCATCTCCGTCTATATTAAGCGATTCAAGTGGTCTTACCTCAAGAACCGAAAGATTGTCTATGAACCTCCTAAGCCTTCCAGGCACCACGCTCTTTAA